In one Elusimicrobiales bacterium genomic region, the following are encoded:
- a CDS encoding DUF6485 family protein, with protein MECKKARNAASCKCTHSSCSNRGMCCDCVAYHREAGQIPGCFFDEKSEREHDRSTEFFIKSRSA; from the coding sequence ATGGAATGTAAAAAAGCCCGGAACGCGGCTTCATGCAAATGCACGCACTCTTCCTGCTCCAACCGGGGAATGTGCTGCGACTGCGTGGCCTATCACCGCGAGGCGGGCCAGATACCCGGCTGCTTTTTTGACGAGAAATCCGAGCGGGAACACGACCGCTCCACAGAGTTCTTTATCAAAAGCCGCTCCGCGTAA
- a CDS encoding glycine C-acetyltransferase yields MTTVNKTADRLSFLDEEIKNLKEQGRFITLNELASPQDAVAEINGRRVVNLTSNNYLCLANHPKIKAAAIAAIERWGAGTAAVRTIIGTMGIHTELEKRFAEFKGTEAALLLQSGFTTNVAVCQSLMTSERDLLISDELNHASIIDGARLAKSPRKIYPHKDMNALQQILESPESRAARRRLVVTDGVFSMDGDIAPLPEITALCEKYDAVLMVDDAHASGVLGKQGRGTVSHFGLEGRVDIQIGTLSKAFAAVGGYAASTNRLRDYMVSTARPFLFSSSHPPSVAATCIAGLDILYSEPQLLARLWDNTRFFKEELKKAGFDTGKSETPIVPVMAGGTDKAKTLSKKIFENGVFALAIGFPTVPKGKERLRNIVTAGHTQADLEKAVAAYKKAGKELGII; encoded by the coding sequence ATGACAACCGTGAACAAGACTGCGGACCGCCTTTCTTTTCTGGACGAGGAGATTAAAAACCTCAAAGAGCAGGGGCGTTTCATAACGCTCAACGAGCTTGCGTCCCCGCAGGACGCCGTGGCCGAAATAAACGGGCGGCGGGTGGTGAATCTGACTTCCAACAATTATCTCTGCCTCGCCAACCACCCTAAAATAAAAGCCGCCGCCATAGCCGCCATAGAGCGCTGGGGCGCGGGAACAGCCGCAGTGCGCACCATCATCGGCACCATGGGCATTCACACCGAGCTGGAAAAACGTTTCGCCGAGTTCAAGGGGACGGAGGCCGCGCTGCTTTTGCAATCGGGTTTCACAACCAATGTGGCCGTCTGCCAGAGCCTGATGACAAGCGAGCGGGACCTGCTGATTTCCGACGAGCTTAACCACGCCTCCATCATAGACGGCGCGCGGCTGGCCAAATCGCCGCGCAAAATCTATCCGCACAAGGACATGAACGCGCTGCAACAGATATTGGAATCCCCCGAATCGCGCGCGGCGCGGCGCAGGCTGGTGGTTACAGACGGCGTCTTCAGCATGGACGGCGACATCGCCCCCCTGCCGGAGATAACCGCCCTCTGCGAAAAATACGACGCCGTCCTTATGGTGGACGACGCGCACGCCAGCGGCGTCCTGGGCAAGCAGGGGCGCGGCACCGTCAGCCATTTCGGGCTTGAGGGCAGAGTGGACATACAAATCGGCACGCTCTCCAAGGCTTTTGCCGCCGTGGGCGGCTATGCGGCGTCCACAAACCGGCTGCGCGATTACATGGTGTCCACGGCAAGGCCGTTTCTGTTTTCCAGTTCCCATCCGCCGTCGGTGGCGGCCACCTGCATCGCCGGGCTGGATATTCTCTACAGCGAGCCGCAATTGCTGGCGCGGCTGTGGGATAACACGCGGTTTTTCAAGGAAGAGCTTAAAAAAGCCGGCTTTGACACCGGCAAAAGCGAAACGCCCATAGTCCCCGTCATGGCCGGAGGCACGGACAAGGCCAAAACCCTCAGCAAAAAAATTTTTGAAAACGGAGTTTTCGCGCTGGCCATAGGGTTTCCGACAGTGCCTAAAGGCAAGGAACGGCTGCGCAACATCGTTACCGCCGGGCATACTCAGGCGGATCTGGAAAAAGCCGTCGCCGCCTATAAAAAAGCCGGCAAGGAACTGGGAATCATTTGA
- a CDS encoding RidA family protein: protein MEKKIIVSEAIPKAVGPYSHAIHAGGTVYTSGVLPLDAVTGQLAGGDIKTQTEKVMENLDNTLKAAGMGLENIVKTTVFLTNLTDFADMNEVYGKVFKSNYPARTTVQVAALPRGAMVEIEAVAVK, encoded by the coding sequence ATGGAGAAAAAAATCATCGTTTCCGAAGCCATTCCCAAGGCGGTGGGGCCGTATTCCCACGCGATACACGCGGGCGGCACGGTCTACACTTCCGGCGTGCTGCCGCTGGATGCGGTTACCGGCCAGCTGGCCGGCGGCGACATAAAAACCCAGACCGAAAAAGTGATGGAAAACCTAGACAACACGCTTAAGGCCGCCGGCATGGGGCTGGAAAACATAGTCAAAACAACGGTTTTCCTGACCAATCTGACCGATTTTGCCGATATGAACGAGGTTTACGGCAAGGTTTTCAAATCCAATTATCCGGCGCGCACCACCGTGCAGGTCGCCGCCCTTCCCAGGGGCGCGATGGTGGAGATAGAGGCCGTCGCCGTCAAGTGA
- a CDS encoding TRAP transporter TatT component family protein, with protein sequence MRIAVFMALAAALCGCSLNRIAARQTGDIIRRGMPVYLEDGDEQTARETLLSSVKLTEAVLQSDPQNSGILETLAQGYCGYAFMFAEDADPKRASLFYKRGEEFSRRILAARGIIAPEGDFLKKPLRAADAPAAFWNGFCRAGYAQLNLDDTDAIADISRIDALLDAVLEADPSYYYNGAHALKGALLAARPPMFGGDPAQARRHFEAALSGPGADFLPNKFAYAKTYAVRVQDAELFDRLLKEVLDAYDRLPQQRLANTVAKTKARKLLEKKDDLF encoded by the coding sequence ATGCGCATAGCTGTTTTTATGGCTCTGGCGGCGGCGCTGTGCGGCTGCTCGCTCAACCGCATAGCCGCAAGGCAGACCGGCGATATTATCCGGCGCGGAATGCCCGTCTATCTGGAAGACGGCGACGAGCAGACCGCGCGGGAGACCCTGCTTTCCTCCGTCAAGCTGACGGAGGCCGTGCTGCAAAGCGACCCGCAAAACAGCGGCATTCTGGAAACCCTGGCGCAGGGGTACTGCGGCTACGCCTTTATGTTCGCGGAGGATGCCGACCCGAAGCGGGCCTCGCTGTTTTACAAGCGGGGGGAGGAGTTTTCGCGCCGGATTCTGGCCGCGCGCGGCATAATAGCGCCGGAAGGGGATTTTCTGAAAAAACCGCTGCGCGCGGCGGACGCGCCGGCGGCTTTCTGGAACGGCTTCTGCCGCGCGGGATACGCCCAGCTTAATCTGGACGATACCGACGCCATAGCCGACATCTCCCGCATAGACGCGCTGCTGGACGCGGTATTGGAGGCCGACCCTTCGTATTACTACAACGGCGCGCATGCGCTCAAAGGCGCGCTGCTGGCCGCCAGGCCGCCCATGTTCGGCGGCGACCCGGCGCAGGCGCGCCGGCATTTTGAGGCCGCGCTTTCCGGCCCGGGGGCGGATTTCCTGCCGAACAAATTCGCCTACGCCAAAACATATGCCGTGCGCGTCCAGGACGCGGAACTGTTTGACAGGCTGCTTAAAGAGGTGCTGGACGCATACGACAGGCTGCCGCAGCAGCGGCTGGCCAACACCGTCGCAAAAACCAAAGCCCGGAAATTACTGGAGAAAAAAGATGACCTGTTTTAA
- the malQ gene encoding 4-alpha-glucanotransferase — protein MNARRAGILLPLFSMRSSSDWGTGDFSSLALWARLAGRHGAKIIQILPVHEMPPEQECPYTALTAFALEPAYIDVSSVEDVLQCGATRKILNSRKTKAELRALNKSAAVDYARVKTLKYKILWEGFRHFQNSPQGRGGARGAEFAEFRRRSGWWLEDYALFRAAKDVFGWSSWTQWEDGLKNRDEAALSAFRARNSEQIEFFEYLQWLADSQLRAARRACSEAGVLLFGDLPFMVSQESADVWSHPGVFDINSEIGAPPDQFSAEGQFWGLPAYRWPEMEADDFKWWRARIRRAREIYDIFRLDHVIGFFRTWVAPKDRAQKPHFDIEDEAAQQRRGGRFLTMVREEAAPGFPVAEDLGVIPPFARETMARLDIPGYKVLRWERGADGSFLKPESYPPVSLAASATHDTDTLRQWWQTMPQDEKAKLWDMLSGGKSAAPAAFSAGARKKLLKRIFAAGSDTAVVLAQDVFGLEGRINIPGTVGPHNWTYRFPKPAEEMESSAKFRAGLETFSRLLGETGR, from the coding sequence GTGAACGCGCGCCGGGCCGGAATTCTGCTGCCGCTTTTCTCCATGCGCTCGTCCTCGGACTGGGGGACGGGCGACTTTTCCTCGCTGGCGCTGTGGGCGCGGCTGGCCGGGCGGCACGGCGCGAAAATCATACAGATACTGCCGGTGCATGAAATGCCCCCGGAGCAGGAATGCCCCTACACCGCGCTGACCGCCTTCGCGCTGGAGCCTGCATATATAGACGTTTCCTCGGTTGAGGATGTGCTGCAATGCGGCGCCACGCGTAAAATCCTGAATTCCCGCAAGACCAAAGCGGAGCTGCGCGCGCTCAACAAAAGCGCGGCGGTTGATTATGCCCGCGTCAAAACCCTGAAATACAAGATACTATGGGAAGGCTTCCGCCATTTTCAGAACAGCCCGCAGGGGCGCGGCGGCGCGCGCGGCGCGGAATTTGCGGAGTTCAGGCGGCGTTCCGGCTGGTGGCTGGAGGATTACGCGCTTTTCCGCGCGGCAAAGGACGTTTTCGGCTGGTCCTCGTGGACGCAGTGGGAGGACGGCCTTAAAAACCGCGACGAGGCGGCATTGTCCGCCTTCCGGGCAAGGAATTCGGAGCAGATAGAATTTTTTGAATATCTTCAATGGCTGGCGGATTCGCAGTTGCGCGCCGCGCGCCGGGCCTGCTCCGAAGCCGGGGTATTGCTGTTCGGCGACCTGCCTTTCATGGTCAGCCAGGAAAGCGCGGATGTCTGGTCGCATCCCGGGGTTTTTGACATAAATTCCGAAATCGGCGCGCCGCCGGACCAGTTCTCCGCAGAGGGGCAGTTCTGGGGGCTGCCGGCTTACCGCTGGCCGGAAATGGAGGCGGACGATTTCAAATGGTGGCGCGCGCGCATAAGGCGCGCCCGCGAGATTTACGACATTTTCCGGCTGGATCATGTGATAGGCTTTTTCCGCACCTGGGTCGCGCCGAAGGACCGAGCGCAAAAACCGCATTTTGACATTGAGGACGAGGCCGCCCAGCAGCGCCGGGGCGGGCGTTTCCTTACAATGGTGCGGGAGGAGGCCGCGCCCGGATTCCCGGTGGCGGAGGATTTGGGCGTAATCCCCCCGTTCGCGCGCGAAACCATGGCCCGCCTGGACATTCCGGGCTACAAAGTGCTGCGCTGGGAGCGCGGCGCGGACGGCTCTTTCCTGAAGCCGGAATCGTACCCGCCGGTATCGCTGGCGGCCTCCGCCACGCATGACACCGACACACTGCGCCAATGGTGGCAAACCATGCCGCAGGATGAGAAGGCGAAACTTTGGGACATGCTCTCCGGCGGGAAATCCGCCGCGCCTGCGGCATTTTCCGCGGGGGCGCGGAAAAAACTGCTGAAACGGATTTTCGCGGCGGGTTCCGATACCGCGGTGGTGCTGGCGCAGGATGTGTTCGGGCTGGAGGGGCGCATAAACATCCCCGGCACGGTCGGCCCGCATAACTGGACATACCGCTTCCCGAAACCGGCGGAGGAAATGGAATCCTCGGCCAAATTCCGCGCCGGGCTTGAGACTTTCAGCCGGCTGCTCGGGGAAACAGGGAGATGA
- the dctP gene encoding TRAP transporter substrate-binding protein DctP, with protein sequence MTCFKIALIAAALAVPAQAQTVIKFATLAPEGSTWMKEMGGFAADAEKATAGRVKFRMYAGGVQGDEKDVLRKIRLGQLHAGGFTGVGIGEAAPKLRVMDSPFLFKSSAEVDYINKLYDAEFRKYLEDGGFVLLGWADVGFVHMFTNEPVRAPEDLKKTKMWIWEGDPIAAAAFKAMNVSPVPLSITDVMTSLQTGLINGVYGSPLSVVALQWFLRVKYMFALPIANAAGAVLVSKKAFDRLSPEDKKTLLELGARHFAQLTEQSRRDNKSAEATLKKQKIAITEPAGPEVVARFEAMGLEARKSLAGRLYPAELLERIEKSLAERRKPAAK encoded by the coding sequence ATGACCTGTTTTAAGATTGCGCTTATAGCCGCCGCGCTGGCCGTTCCGGCGCAGGCCCAGACCGTCATAAAGTTCGCCACTCTGGCGCCGGAAGGCTCCACCTGGATGAAGGAGATGGGCGGCTTTGCCGCCGACGCGGAAAAAGCCACCGCCGGACGGGTCAAATTCCGCATGTACGCCGGCGGGGTACAGGGCGACGAGAAGGATGTGCTGCGCAAAATCCGGCTGGGCCAGCTTCATGCCGGCGGCTTCACCGGCGTGGGCATAGGCGAGGCCGCGCCGAAGCTGCGCGTCATGGATTCGCCTTTCCTGTTCAAATCGTCCGCGGAAGTTGACTATATCAACAAACTGTATGACGCCGAGTTCCGCAAGTACCTGGAAGACGGCGGTTTTGTGCTGCTTGGCTGGGCGGATGTGGGTTTTGTCCACATGTTCACAAACGAGCCGGTGCGCGCGCCCGAGGACCTTAAAAAAACAAAGATGTGGATATGGGAGGGCGACCCCATCGCCGCCGCCGCGTTCAAGGCGATGAATGTGTCCCCCGTGCCGCTTTCAATCACCGATGTTATGACCTCGCTGCAGACCGGGCTGATAAACGGGGTTTACGGCTCACCGCTTTCGGTGGTGGCGCTGCAATGGTTCCTGCGGGTGAAATACATGTTCGCCCTGCCGATAGCCAATGCCGCCGGCGCGGTGCTGGTGTCCAAAAAGGCTTTTGACCGGCTTTCGCCGGAGGACAAAAAAACGCTGCTGGAGCTGGGCGCGCGGCATTTCGCCCAGCTGACGGAGCAGAGCAGGCGCGACAACAAATCCGCCGAGGCTACCCTGAAAAAGCAGAAAATCGCCATAACCGAGCCCGCCGGACCCGAAGTTGTCGCCCGGTTTGAGGCGATGGGGCTGGAGGCCAGGAAATCGCTGGCCGGCAGGCTCTATCCGGCGGAGCTGCTGGAGCGCATAGAGAAATCCCTGGCCGAGCGGCGCAAACCCGCCGCGAAATAA